The following are encoded in a window of Thalassotalea insulae genomic DNA:
- the aroK gene encoding shikimate kinase AroK — MAEKRNIFLVGPMGAGKSTIGRELADKLHLEFFDSDQEIERRTGADIAWVFDLEGEEGFRKREEAVINDLSEKQGIVLATGGGSVISSQIRNRLSARGIVVYLETTIDKQVARTQRDRRRPLLQTSEEPRTVLENLAVERNPLYEEVADVIVQTDDQSAKVVANKIVDSLDF, encoded by the coding sequence ATGGCAGAAAAACGTAACATTTTCCTAGTCGGCCCAATGGGCGCAGGCAAAAGTACCATAGGTAGAGAATTAGCGGATAAGCTACATTTAGAGTTCTTTGACTCAGATCAGGAAATAGAGCGTCGCACAGGTGCTGATATCGCTTGGGTTTTTGATCTTGAAGGTGAGGAAGGCTTCCGTAAAAGAGAAGAAGCTGTTATTAATGACTTGTCTGAAAAACAAGGCATTGTTTTAGCGACAGGCGGTGGTTCTGTTATTAGCAGTCAAATCCGTAATCGTCTATCAGCTCGTGGTATTGTTGTTTATTTAGAAACAACTATTGATAAACAGGTCGCCCGAACACAACGTGATCGTCGTCGTCCATTACTGCAAACTTCTGAAGAGCCGCGTACCGTTCTTGAAAACTTAGCGGTAGAAAGAAATCCGTTATATGAAGAAGTCGCCGATGTCATTGTTCAAACCGATGATCAAAGCGCAAAAGTTGTCGCTAATAAAATTGTTGATAGCTTAGATTTTTAA
- a CDS encoding FHA domain-containing protein encodes MEIIIEEISRGHKLLGRHKFAQQSVTIGRGYHSDIILSDPHVCAEHLTIDYDGENWLINDKDSINGCFLDDGKKPADGHIVHSGDVITIGKSQIRVVFPYHPVATSITLSPFENLINLAKHPVVLGVNIMFFALLTGWLFFLSNPKETNFTQLLVPSVGLTLMFAVWPALVSLISHLTKHDARIFTQLGICFIFYNLTWLSDFIETLVRFNSSSASILPYVVTLLPIVIAFCLFWLNAYIGFHMTKKRRLVVAVCLTSLLFGGSFLVQLSKKPEFSIRPQFDATLLIPDLLIAKSTDVDNFINNSNKLFQQVDKAKQEKD; translated from the coding sequence ATGGAAATAATCATTGAAGAAATCAGCCGTGGCCATAAACTCCTTGGTCGTCATAAATTTGCCCAGCAATCCGTTACCATAGGCCGCGGCTATCACAGCGATATTATATTATCTGATCCCCACGTCTGCGCTGAACATTTAACTATCGACTATGATGGTGAAAATTGGTTGATTAATGATAAGGACAGCATTAATGGTTGTTTTCTTGATGATGGGAAAAAGCCAGCGGATGGTCACATTGTCCACTCAGGAGATGTTATCACCATAGGAAAAAGCCAAATTCGCGTGGTTTTTCCTTATCACCCTGTTGCCACCAGTATTACCCTGAGCCCGTTTGAAAATTTAATTAATCTGGCAAAGCATCCAGTAGTACTAGGCGTTAATATTATGTTTTTCGCTCTGCTAACCGGCTGGTTATTCTTTTTAAGTAACCCAAAAGAAACAAACTTTACCCAGTTATTAGTGCCATCGGTTGGACTAACATTAATGTTTGCTGTCTGGCCGGCATTAGTGTCACTGATTTCTCATTTAACCAAGCATGATGCCCGAATATTCACCCAATTAGGCATTTGTTTTATTTTTTATAACCTGACTTGGCTCAGTGACTTTATTGAAACCTTAGTGCGTTTTAACAGTTCAAGTGCTTCAATTTTACCTTATGTCGTCACGTTACTACCTATCGTTATTGCCTTTTGCCTGTTCTGGCTCAATGCTTATATCGGCTTTCATATGACGAAGAAACGTCGTTTAGTGGTTGCAGTCTGTTTAACCAGCCTATTATTTGGCGGCAGCTTCTTAGTACAACTGAGTAAAAAACCAGAATTTAGTATTCGGCCACAATTTGATGCGACACTGCTAATACCTGATTTGCTCATCGCCAAAAGCACTGATGTTGACAACTTTATCAATAATTCTAATAAACTATTTCAGCAAGTAGATAAAGCCAAACAGGAAAAAGACTAG
- a CDS encoding Dam family site-specific DNA-(adenine-N6)-methyltransferase has product MVKKHRAFLKWAGGKYSLSDVINKMLPQGERLIEPFVGAGSVFLNSDHQSYLLNDINKDLINLYQIIQMKPQQFIDDAKRIFTPENNQATAYYHLRAEFNASVDKYYRSLLFLYLNRHGYNGLCRYNKSGGYNVPFGKYKKPYFPEQELLYFAEKAQKAIFICEGYRQTFNRAQDGDVIYCDPPYVPLSKTASFTSYAGNGFGLDEQADLANAAEEAVKKHKVSVLISNHDTIWTRKIYQGASKVKSIKVARTISQKAVNRKKVAELMALYR; this is encoded by the coding sequence ATGGTTAAAAAGCACCGTGCATTTTTAAAATGGGCCGGCGGTAAGTATAGTTTATCTGATGTTATTAATAAGATGCTGCCGCAAGGTGAACGCCTGATCGAACCCTTTGTTGGTGCCGGTTCTGTTTTTTTAAATAGTGATCATCAAAGCTATTTATTAAATGATATCAATAAAGATTTGATTAATCTTTATCAAATCATTCAAATGAAGCCACAGCAATTTATTGACGATGCCAAGCGGATATTTACGCCAGAGAACAATCAGGCGACTGCCTATTATCATTTGCGTGCTGAGTTTAATGCCAGCGTCGATAAATACTACCGTTCATTATTATTTTTGTATTTGAATCGCCATGGCTATAACGGTCTATGTCGTTACAATAAATCGGGTGGTTATAATGTACCTTTTGGTAAGTATAAAAAGCCGTACTTCCCTGAGCAGGAGTTACTGTACTTTGCCGAAAAAGCGCAAAAGGCAATTTTTATTTGTGAAGGCTATCGCCAAACTTTTAATCGCGCGCAGGATGGCGATGTTATCTATTGCGATCCACCGTATGTGCCGCTAAGTAAAACCGCGAGCTTTACTAGTTATGCCGGGAACGGTTTTGGTTTGGATGAACAGGCGGACTTAGCGAATGCCGCCGAAGAAGCGGTAAAAAAGCATAAAGTCAGTGTTTTGATCAGTAATCACGATACCATCTGGACGCGTAAAATTTATCAAGGGGCGAGTAAGGTGAAGTCAATTAAAGTGGCACGCACTATTAGTCAAAAAGCGGTTAATCGAAAAAAAGTCGCTGAGCTTATGGCATTATATCGCTAA
- a CDS encoding TorF family putative porin yields the protein MKKTLLTLALSSTLLATPMFASAKGELSANVAATSNYLWRGLEQTGGKAAISGGIDYADESGFYLGTWASNADWADGMTYELDLYGGFGGSISEDVSYDIGFIYYAYPDETSGDADFSEVYANLSFGALTLGVAVLADGEGADTGDSIYASADYGVTLANEAELAFHLGSYSGDWLAEDSVDYGISLSKSGFTFGASATDLDGAAGDVKVYVSYAVDIAL from the coding sequence ATGAAAAAAACACTATTAACCCTCGCACTTTCTTCTACCCTATTAGCAACACCTATGTTTGCTTCTGCCAAGGGAGAGTTATCTGCAAATGTCGCAGCCACCAGTAACTATTTATGGCGTGGCTTAGAACAAACTGGCGGTAAAGCAGCGATATCTGGCGGTATTGATTATGCCGATGAGTCTGGCTTTTATCTCGGCACCTGGGCGTCTAATGCAGATTGGGCGGATGGTATGACCTACGAGCTTGATTTATATGGTGGTTTCGGCGGTTCAATTTCTGAAGATGTTTCTTATGATATCGGCTTTATTTACTACGCTTACCCTGACGAAACTTCTGGAGATGCTGATTTTTCAGAAGTGTATGCCAATTTATCTTTCGGTGCATTAACACTTGGTGTTGCGGTATTAGCGGATGGTGAAGGAGCAGATACAGGAGACTCTATCTATGCATCAGCAGATTATGGCGTTACATTAGCTAACGAAGCGGAGCTTGCCTTTCATCTCGGTTCTTATTCTGGTGACTGGTTAGCGGAAGATTCTGTCGATTACGGCATCAGCTTAAGCAAAAGCGGCTTCACCTTTGGCGCTTCTGCCACCGACCTTGATGGCGCCGCCGGCGATGTCAAAGTTTATGTGTCATATGCGGTTGATATCGCGTTATAG
- the rpe gene encoding ribulose-phosphate 3-epimerase: protein MSSYLIAPSILSADFARLGDDVANVLAAGADVVHFDVMDNHYVPNLTIGPMVCQSLRDYGITAPIDVHLMVKPVDRIIPDFAKAGADIITFHPEASEHVDRTIQLIKDHGCKAGLVLNPATSLHYLDFVLDKLDVVLLMSVNPGFGGQSFIPATLDKLKRVRELIDASGRDIRLEVDGGVKADNIAEIAAAGADMFVAGSAIFSQENYQVAIDAMRAELAKVSN from the coding sequence ATGTCTTCATATTTAATTGCTCCTTCAATATTATCTGCAGACTTTGCTCGTCTGGGTGACGATGTTGCTAATGTCTTAGCAGCTGGAGCAGATGTTGTTCACTTTGATGTGATGGATAATCATTATGTGCCTAATTTAACCATCGGCCCTATGGTGTGTCAGTCGTTGCGAGATTATGGGATTACCGCGCCGATCGATGTTCATTTAATGGTAAAACCAGTCGATCGTATTATTCCTGATTTTGCGAAAGCGGGTGCTGATATTATCACTTTCCATCCGGAAGCCAGTGAACATGTGGATCGTACTATTCAATTAATTAAAGATCATGGTTGTAAAGCGGGCTTGGTATTAAATCCTGCAACGTCTTTACATTACTTGGATTTTGTCTTAGATAAACTCGATGTCGTATTATTAATGTCGGTTAATCCAGGCTTTGGTGGGCAGTCTTTTATTCCAGCAACATTAGATAAGCTAAAGCGGGTGAGAGAATTAATTGACGCCAGTGGTCGTGATATTCGTTTGGAAGTCGATGGTGGTGTTAAAGCGGATAATATTGCTGAAATAGCGGCAGCCGGAGCCGATATGTTTGTCGCCGGTTCGGCGATTTTTTCTCAGGAAAATTATCAAGTTGCAATTGATGCTATGCGCGCCGAATTAGCAAAAGTATCAAATTAA
- a CDS encoding SPOR domain-containing protein, whose protein sequence is MSALAQNITNQASSESVTAISATARVDYILRFSKQAILVVDNDIAVSSSVGSQYLANLSNEQNAAYITMSAKLNDLQVRCRIIEQLFGNILFDPEQSVAVSIINLVKADKQAVTIVVDNAHYLSLQLCHELTQLAEIAKKSDYQINVLMLANSQVGQVLSQNYGLFQKKLSILSAQTGQLVSISDQMFKGQSDFFTFTPFKKWLVFFLLLSSMSAAVVYSLYQRDSLGFSKVATDNSSVLVKAETKVVKEQGTQFVTDVAMDNNLLANNNDIYKALQQTETDLLVPAIAPSKAMPLDILGALQPHQKIMLDSDSDKQAVEKQTEQKTAQSQHEPVLANVEAITKQPDTSITEQVVSDNAQPNVNSEPESEPGYQDQQQGFAIQIGAFSQEQVLAEFISQFSNVTFYQYQRLLADAEVTIVTSEYYPTREQAERALNSLPLGIQQRSPWIKTISAINSEISEFQLSQSEKNQVTIPNS, encoded by the coding sequence ATGTCTGCGTTGGCGCAAAATATAACTAATCAAGCTTCCTCCGAAAGTGTCACTGCCATCAGTGCGACTGCCCGGGTAGATTATATTCTTCGCTTCTCAAAACAAGCAATTCTAGTTGTTGATAACGATATCGCAGTAAGCTCAAGTGTCGGTAGCCAATATTTGGCGAATCTATCCAACGAGCAGAATGCCGCCTATATTACTATGTCTGCTAAACTCAATGATTTACAAGTTCGTTGTCGTATTATTGAGCAGTTATTTGGCAATATTTTATTTGATCCTGAGCAGTCGGTTGCCGTTAGTATTATTAATTTGGTTAAGGCGGATAAACAAGCGGTGACTATTGTTGTCGATAATGCTCATTATTTATCGTTGCAGTTATGTCATGAATTAACGCAATTAGCAGAAATTGCGAAAAAGTCCGACTATCAAATCAATGTGTTAATGTTGGCCAATTCTCAAGTAGGTCAGGTGCTTAGCCAAAACTATGGGTTATTTCAGAAAAAATTATCCATTTTATCGGCACAAACAGGTCAGTTGGTGTCAATAAGCGATCAAATGTTTAAGGGTCAAAGCGACTTTTTTACATTCACGCCGTTTAAAAAATGGCTGGTATTTTTTCTGCTGTTAAGTTCAATGTCTGCAGCTGTCGTTTATTCACTTTATCAACGAGATAGTTTAGGTTTTAGCAAGGTAGCAACTGATAATAGTTCTGTGCTTGTTAAAGCTGAAACAAAAGTGGTGAAAGAGCAAGGAACGCAGTTTGTTACTGATGTTGCTATGGATAACAACCTATTGGCTAATAATAATGATATCTATAAGGCATTGCAGCAAACAGAAACTGACTTGTTAGTTCCAGCTATAGCGCCTAGCAAGGCAATGCCGTTAGATATCTTAGGGGCATTGCAACCACATCAGAAAATAATGTTAGATTCTGATAGTGATAAGCAAGCGGTGGAAAAACAAACAGAACAAAAAACGGCGCAATCGCAGCATGAACCGGTTTTAGCTAATGTTGAGGCAATAACTAAACAGCCAGATACATCTATTACTGAGCAAGTAGTTAGTGATAATGCACAACCGAATGTTAATTCAGAGCCTGAATCTGAACCAGGTTACCAAGATCAACAGCAAGGCTTTGCTATTCAAATTGGTGCATTTAGTCAGGAGCAAGTGTTAGCCGAGTTCATATCGCAGTTTTCAAATGTAACCTTCTATCAGTATCAAAGATTGTTGGCAGATGCTGAAGTTACTATAGTTACTAGCGAGTATTATCCAACTCGTGAGCAAGCAGAACGGGCATTAAATAGTCTGCCATTAGGGATCCAACAACGATCTCCTTGGATCAAAACAATTTCTGCTATTAATAGCGAAATCAGCGAGTTTCAGCTCTCCCAATCAGAGAAAAATCAAGTTACAATCCCCAACTCATAA
- a CDS encoding DUF2970 domain-containing protein, translated as MSRITNTIKSVAAAFIGVQSDKNRERDFTEGKFSHFVIIGLIGVILFIGVLVAIVSLVVQ; from the coding sequence TTGAGTCGGATCACAAATACCATTAAAAGTGTTGCCGCCGCCTTTATTGGTGTACAAAGCGATAAAAACCGAGAGCGTGACTTTACTGAGGGTAAATTCAGCCACTTTGTGATTATCGGTCTTATTGGCGTGATATTATTTATCGGCGTGTTAGTCGCCATAGTTTCATTAGTGGTGCAATAG
- a CDS encoding type IV pilus secretin PilQ codes for MKKNLIYRKAYTLMFGVMALFFSLGSQSNELTAISYNTIQNDEIELVFTLSESIAEQPVVKTSMNPARIDITFDASEFSQQLVKTIVDHAGVHDITVQKLAGKVQASVNLRQLSIFDVSQKDNQFSLTLNTGESTAAINNLSPADNNFINNIASIDFRKGQANEGQVIVNLDDSMVAVDVSDRLGKLYIEFHNTQIIDDLLYTLDVSDFGTLVKSIETFKEGRNARLVVDINGEFTFEHQQLNNVFSLTVAEKEIVPGYLGDAEDFSGRAISLNFQDIPVRTVLQIIADYNGFNLVTSDTVSGNITLRLDGVPWDQALDIILKVKGLDKRMEGNILMVAPSDELAAREAKELQAKQQVADLAPLYSEYVQINYAKASEFASLIKSEENTILSPRGSVSVDERTNTLLIRDTADSIEDIKRMINVLDVPVRQVVIESRMVTVKDNINEELGIRWGVTNTDGEFATSGSIVGTGSATGSRAYNESDIGQGVVPKVADGMNVNLPVNGAAGSIAFQIARLADGTILDLELSALEKENKGEIIASPRITTANQKEAYIEQGVEIPYQEAASSGATATQFKKAVLSLTVTPHITPDDRIILDLVVTQDTVSTVTSGSAPAIDTQRIGTQVLVNNGETIVLGGIYQQSIINSVSKVPVLGDIPYFGWLFRNNSNFNEKKELLIFVTPRIVTERF; via the coding sequence ATGAAAAAGAATCTTATTTATCGAAAAGCTTATACACTGATGTTTGGAGTAATGGCTTTATTCTTCTCACTTGGCTCACAAAGTAATGAATTAACTGCGATTAGTTATAACACCATTCAGAATGATGAAATTGAATTGGTATTTACCTTGTCGGAAAGTATCGCTGAGCAGCCTGTGGTGAAAACCTCGATGAATCCAGCCCGGATTGACATTACATTTGATGCATCGGAATTTTCTCAACAGCTGGTTAAAACGATAGTAGATCATGCTGGAGTCCATGATATTACCGTGCAAAAGTTAGCGGGTAAGGTACAAGCGTCCGTCAATTTAAGGCAACTGTCTATTTTTGATGTTAGTCAAAAGGATAATCAATTTTCATTAACCTTAAATACCGGTGAATCAACTGCTGCAATAAATAATCTCTCTCCGGCTGATAATAATTTTATTAATAACATCGCGTCGATAGATTTTCGTAAAGGTCAGGCTAATGAAGGACAAGTTATCGTTAACCTTGACGATAGCATGGTGGCGGTTGATGTTAGTGATCGATTAGGTAAGCTTTATATTGAATTTCATAATACGCAAATTATTGACGATTTATTATATACCCTGGATGTTTCTGATTTTGGGACTTTGGTTAAAAGTATTGAAACCTTTAAAGAGGGGAGAAATGCTCGATTAGTTGTTGATATCAATGGCGAGTTTACCTTTGAGCACCAACAGCTAAATAATGTCTTTTCTTTAACTGTTGCTGAAAAAGAAATTGTGCCTGGTTATTTAGGCGATGCGGAAGATTTTTCAGGACGTGCTATTTCGTTGAACTTCCAGGACATTCCGGTGCGTACCGTGTTGCAAATAATCGCTGACTATAACGGCTTTAATCTAGTTACCAGTGATACTGTAAGTGGCAATATCACTTTGCGTTTAGATGGTGTGCCATGGGATCAGGCTTTAGATATTATCTTGAAAGTAAAAGGCCTAGATAAGCGCATGGAAGGTAATATCTTAATGGTGGCGCCAAGTGATGAACTGGCGGCCCGGGAAGCGAAAGAATTACAAGCGAAGCAGCAAGTGGCAGACTTAGCGCCACTGTATTCTGAGTATGTCCAGATTAATTACGCAAAAGCGAGTGAATTCGCTTCTTTGATTAAAAGTGAAGAAAATACTATTTTATCCCCTCGTGGTAGCGTCAGTGTTGATGAACGTACCAATACTTTATTGATCCGAGATACTGCGGACAGTATTGAAGATATTAAGCGTATGATCAATGTGCTAGATGTCCCAGTGCGTCAGGTAGTGATCGAATCTCGTATGGTGACTGTTAAGGATAATATTAATGAAGAATTAGGTATTCGCTGGGGAGTTACTAATACCGATGGTGAATTTGCCACTTCGGGTTCTATTGTTGGTACAGGTAGTGCAACTGGCAGTCGGGCTTATAATGAATCCGATATAGGTCAAGGTGTTGTGCCAAAAGTTGCTGATGGTATGAATGTCAATCTTCCGGTTAATGGTGCAGCAGGTAGTATTGCATTTCAAATAGCCCGGTTGGCGGATGGCACCATACTGGATCTTGAATTGAGTGCACTAGAAAAAGAGAATAAGGGTGAAATTATCGCCAGTCCTCGTATCACTACTGCGAACCAGAAAGAAGCTTATATTGAGCAAGGGGTTGAAATTCCGTATCAAGAAGCAGCATCTAGTGGTGCAACGGCGACTCAGTTTAAAAAAGCGGTACTGAGCTTAACGGTAACACCTCATATCACACCAGATGATCGTATTATCTTGGATTTGGTGGTGACACAAGATACCGTGTCGACGGTTACCAGTGGTAGCGCTCCTGCAATTGACACTCAACGCATCGGCACTCAGGTACTGGTAAATAACGGTGAGACCATAGTGTTAGGTGGTATTTATCAGCAATCGATTATTAATAGTGTTTCAAAAGTACCTGTGTTAGGAGACATTCCATATTTTGGCTGGTTATTTAGAAACAATAGTAATTTTAATGAGAAAAAAGAGCTGTTGATCTTCGTAACACCACGGATTGTGACCGAGCGTTTTTAA
- the trpS gene encoding tryptophan--tRNA ligase, with the protein MSKPVVLSGCQPSGELTIGNYLGAIKQWVNMQTSHNCYYMLVDQHAITVRPEPEALRNATLDGLALYLACGVDPEQSTIFIQSHVPEHAQLSWVLNCYTQMGELNRMTQYKDKSKKSEANMNSGLFTYPVLMAADILLYRANEVPVGDDQKQHLELARDIATRFNNLYGDIFIVPEPHIPEHGARIMSLQDPLKKMSKSDTNPGNFIGLLEEPKKIIKKIKRAVTDSDEQARIYFDVAEKPGVSNLLSLLSCSTGQSVADLVPQYEDKMYGHLKGDVADAVVAMLEPIQQRFHQYREDRAFMEQVMRSGAEKASERASKVLTSVYDAVGFITKP; encoded by the coding sequence ATGTCAAAACCTGTTGTATTAAGTGGCTGTCAGCCGTCAGGTGAATTAACCATAGGTAATTACTTAGGTGCAATTAAGCAATGGGTAAATATGCAAACCAGTCATAATTGTTATTATATGCTGGTCGATCAACATGCCATTACAGTGCGTCCTGAGCCTGAAGCATTGCGTAACGCTACCTTAGATGGTTTGGCATTATACTTGGCTTGTGGTGTAGATCCTGAGCAAAGCACTATTTTTATTCAGTCACATGTTCCTGAGCATGCGCAATTAAGCTGGGTACTTAATTGTTATACCCAGATGGGCGAGCTTAATCGTATGACCCAGTACAAGGATAAGTCGAAAAAGTCTGAAGCGAATATGAATTCTGGTTTATTTACTTATCCAGTATTAATGGCGGCAGATATTCTTTTGTATCGTGCCAATGAGGTGCCGGTAGGTGATGATCAAAAGCAACATCTTGAACTAGCTCGTGATATAGCGACTCGTTTTAATAACTTATACGGTGATATTTTTATTGTACCTGAGCCACATATCCCAGAGCACGGTGCTCGTATTATGAGCTTGCAGGATCCACTGAAAAAAATGTCTAAGTCGGATACTAACCCTGGAAACTTTATCGGTTTATTAGAAGAGCCGAAGAAAATTATCAAGAAGATTAAGCGTGCGGTGACTGATTCTGATGAACAGGCACGGATTTACTTTGATGTTGCCGAAAAGCCGGGTGTTTCTAATCTTTTATCGTTATTGTCTTGTAGCACAGGGCAATCGGTTGCTGACCTGGTACCTCAGTATGAAGATAAAATGTATGGTCACTTAAAAGGTGATGTTGCTGACGCTGTGGTTGCTATGCTTGAACCTATTCAGCAGCGTTTCCACCAGTATCGGGAAGACAGAGCCTTTATGGAACAAGTGATGCGTAGTGGTGCAGAAAAAGCGTCTGAGCGTGCCAGTAAGGTATTAACCTCTGTATATGATGCGGTCGGTTTTATTACTAAGCCGTAA
- a CDS encoding S1 family peptidase, with product MKGLISLVLILMSSISSAQQQAESIFKQLAPSLYQIRLIDKASGEKSSIGSGFQISADGLIATNYHVISSYARHPEKYRIEYLDHIGNKANLNLESIDVINDLALVKRDVEQAMPFFAISETVPTKGEELFSLGNPHDLGMIVVPGTYNGLKKESFNDRIHFTGSVNSGMSGGPVVNKATEVVGINVATSGNQIGFLVPHDKLVNLIRNYQNDQSLTIDQQMNQQLNDYQENLISRLLQSDWQLKKLGEAMIPTIDVPFIRCWGESNADKTDALMMLAVANCSLEEDTYITHNFFTGSLEMEFRYLHAKQLSNIKFYQLFQRQISRVMPGNKAGKDDVTEFACQHDIVMPDNQRINNKAILCTRAYKDFAGLYDILYLGISIDRNEQALLSHFTLAGVSQKSAQAFTKQFMESVSWK from the coding sequence ATGAAAGGTTTAATTAGCTTAGTGCTAATCTTAATGAGTAGTATATCTAGTGCCCAACAACAAGCAGAATCCATTTTTAAACAGCTCGCTCCTTCTTTGTATCAAATACGGTTAATAGATAAAGCCAGTGGTGAGAAGTCTTCGATTGGTTCCGGCTTTCAAATTAGTGCCGACGGTTTAATTGCCACCAACTATCACGTAATTTCAAGCTATGCCCGCCACCCGGAAAAATATCGCATTGAATATTTAGATCATATCGGCAACAAAGCAAACCTGAATTTAGAAAGTATAGATGTTATCAATGACTTGGCGCTGGTAAAAAGAGATGTTGAACAAGCTATGCCATTTTTTGCCATCTCAGAAACCGTACCAACCAAAGGGGAAGAGCTTTTTTCCCTCGGTAATCCTCATGATTTAGGTATGATAGTAGTTCCCGGTACTTATAATGGCCTGAAAAAAGAGTCGTTTAACGACCGCATTCACTTTACCGGCTCAGTTAACTCTGGCATGAGCGGCGGCCCGGTAGTCAATAAAGCGACAGAAGTAGTTGGTATTAACGTTGCCACATCCGGCAACCAAATCGGTTTTTTAGTGCCACATGATAAGCTGGTGAACCTGATCCGTAATTATCAGAACGATCAGTCATTAACCATTGACCAACAAATGAATCAGCAACTTAATGACTATCAAGAAAACCTGATCTCCCGATTATTGCAAAGTGACTGGCAGCTTAAAAAATTGGGGGAAGCAATGATCCCAACAATAGATGTCCCCTTTATCCGCTGCTGGGGCGAATCGAATGCTGACAAAACAGATGCCTTAATGATGTTAGCCGTAGCTAATTGCTCATTAGAAGAAGATACCTACATCACCCATAACTTTTTCACCGGTTCATTGGAAATGGAATTTCGCTATTTGCATGCTAAGCAACTCAGTAACATTAAATTCTATCAGTTATTTCAACGACAAATTTCCCGGGTAATGCCAGGTAACAAAGCAGGAAAAGACGACGTCACCGAATTCGCCTGTCAGCATGATATCGTGATGCCTGACAATCAACGCATTAATAATAAAGCCATTTTATGCACCCGCGCCTATAAAGATTTTGCCGGTCTGTATGACATTTTATATTTAGGTATATCTATCGACAGGAACGAACAGGCATTACTGAGCCACTTCACCCTAGCCGGTGTGTCACAAAAAAGTGCTCAGGCTTTTACTAAGCAATTTATGGAGTCGGTCTCATGGAAATAA
- the aroB gene encoding 3-dehydroquinate synthase codes for MATLKLELGERSYPIHIDSKLLNQGNLLSTYIRAKRVCIVTNTQVAPLYLDKVKRQLTDFQVDEIILPDGEAEKNLANFEKIMSHLLANTHGRDSTLIALGGGVIGDITGFAAACYQRGIDFIQIPTTLLSQVDSSVGGKTAVNHPLGKNMIGAFYQPKAVLIDIDSLQTLPAREFSAGMAEVIKYGILGDGEFFVWLEHNCDLIKAAHPSVLIEMIERCCQCKANIVSADETEAGVRALLNLGHTFGHAIEAEQGYGNWLHGEAVATGMVLAAKLAVAMNLLEVSELRRIEHLLTAFNLPLQAPEDMGFEAFIKHMRRDKKNIGGKLRLIIPTAIGQSVMRDDISEGMLQQIL; via the coding sequence ATGGCGACACTTAAGCTCGAATTAGGTGAGCGCAGTTATCCTATCCATATTGACAGTAAATTACTAAATCAAGGTAATTTACTGTCTACTTATATTCGAGCAAAGCGTGTTTGTATCGTCACTAATACCCAAGTTGCTCCTCTTTATCTCGATAAAGTCAAACGTCAATTAACTGATTTTCAAGTTGATGAGATTATTTTACCTGATGGTGAAGCAGAAAAAAATCTTGCTAATTTTGAAAAAATTATGTCACATTTGTTGGCTAACACCCATGGCAGAGATAGTACCTTGATCGCTTTAGGTGGTGGGGTAATTGGTGATATCACTGGTTTTGCGGCCGCGTGTTATCAACGTGGTATTGATTTTATTCAAATTCCAACCACCTTACTTTCTCAGGTTGATTCATCGGTTGGCGGTAAAACTGCTGTTAATCACCCGCTGGGGAAAAATATGATCGGTGCTTTTTATCAGCCCAAAGCGGTATTAATTGATATTGATAGTTTGCAAACCTTACCTGCTAGAGAATTTTCGGCTGGTATGGCTGAGGTGATTAAATACGGTATTTTAGGTGATGGTGAATTTTTTGTTTGGCTTGAACATAACTGTGATCTAATCAAGGCGGCTCACCCTAGCGTGTTAATTGAAATGATTGAGCGTTGCTGTCAATGCAAAGCTAATATTGTTTCTGCTGATGAAACTGAAGCTGGCGTTCGAGCATTATTGAACTTAGGCCATACCTTTGGCCATGCGATTGAAGCAGAACAAGGCTATGGTAATTGGCTCCATGGAGAGGCTGTTGCTACTGGCATGGTCCTTGCTGCTAAATTGGCAGTAGCAATGAATTTGTTGGAAGTGTCAGAACTTCGTCGTATTGAACATTTGCTGACAGCATTTAATTTACCTTTACAAGCGCCAGAAGATATGGGCTTTGAAGCGTTTATTAAACATATGCGTCGAGATAAGAAAAATATAGGCGGAAAGTTGCGCTTAATTATCCCGACGGCTATTGGCCAATCTGTAATGCGTGATGATATTAGTGAGGGCATGCTTCAGCAAATTCTGTAA